ggaaactaaatgatttgccccagattatacaactagtaagcatctgagaccagatttgaattcagtactGCTTGACTCCATTTCCTGTTCTCTAGCCACTGTATTACCTAGATGCCTCAATAGTACAGAGAAGTGTGTTTATCAATCTCCTCATCAGATCTCtacctccctgccctcccctccctgtGGGCTGCACATTCCAGATTGAGTATGGCTAGAAATAGGGTAGAGACCAAGGGAAGGAAAGCATGAGCTGTCTCATATTCCCTGAGCTAGTCTGCTTATTTACATGACCATCCTCGTGCAAAAAGAAAATGCTTGCCTAGTTAAATGATTGATagctgggagggaccttctaGCTCATGAGTCCAATCCTCATcttgaagatgaagaaatggagaggagAGCCAAGTCAAGGCAAACTGATAGCTAAGCCAAGAGTGCCCAGCTAGTCAACACAACACTAGAGTCTGGATAGAGCCATTCACTCCAGAAAGGAACTCTTAGGAGCATGGGTTCATTTTCTCCTGGTCTTACGGGCTTCTCCCAAGAAGCCCACATGCCCTGGTACAGAGAGGAGAATTCCAGTGTGCCAGCAGCTTTACCCACCCTTTGATAGTTCTGTTCTTTGATGATTTGCTCAATTTGCTCTGTCAGATGTTCCAGTTTGTAGTTAACTTCATTAACTTTGTCCTTTGCTTGAGCAATTACTGCATCAAGGTCATGTTCTCCAATTCGAATATCCAAGTGGATCCGCTAAGCaaacaattaaaacaaattttttttccatatttaaaaaaccacAGCCAACATTCAGTCCTCAGAAGCTGTGCTTGCtggaaattctttcttctttctgttttttcatttccttgtttGCCCTCTGTCCTCAAAGCTTTCCTTGGCCTTTTCCAACTCATCCCCACTGTACTAACTATTCTTCCTGATACTTTCCTAAAACACTTGTCTTGCTATCTCCTTTGCTCCCAATACATGCAACTTTGTTTAAGGTCCTATCCCCCCATTAGGCTGTGAATTCCCTGGGTTCAATGGCTttcaatgagaaaaaatatatatcccaATAGCCACGGAACCAAGCCCATAATGGATGCTTTATCAGTCAGTACCTGTTAAGTGAAAAtctttccttctgagattattgAATAACAGAAGGCTGGAAGGACCTTGTAGTGGTCAGCTAGAACAACTCTTTtgtgttacagatgaggaaactgagatctttcccctcttccacttaacaaacatttatcaagcacctactgtgttcaaTACGTGCCCTGTACTAGGCACTAGAAATACTTCCAAAAAATTGACTGGTCTATGATCTAAGCTATACAAGTCAACACTTCAATAGTATAGATTAGAACCTAGAACCTATCTATGCCTTCTCATTAGTAGTCAACATgaacttattaagcaccttctatttACCAGATACCatgctaaatgctagagatatgaggaggaaaggttaaaaaaaaaaagtccctgactCTGAAGGAGCTCACCATATAaagggggagaaaacatgcaaagatATGGCTGGATAAACTTGGAAATACTCAAAAAGGGGAAAGTACAGCATTAAAGGGGAatgggaaagacttcttatagaaggCTCATATATTTACCCCTTCAAATCCTCCACAAGGAACTAAACCTTTTCTGTGCCCCATTGACTTGTTCCATGAAGGGCTCTTGTCATGCTCACTTCACTCCCCTTCTACTCACTTTTCAGATTTCTTATTTTGTTCCTTAACAGGTACTCCTTCCCATTTTCCAGTTtcttggttctctctctctctctctctctctctctctctctctctctctctctctctctctctctctctctctctgtgtgtgtgtgtgtgtgtgtgtgtgtgtgtgtgtgtgtcttccttTAGACTTCTTAATGAAACTCTGACTACCAATGTCCACCCATGGACTGTCCATCCACTATCTCTCATTCTCACTACATGACCATTCTCTCCTCAATGGTAAGACATCCAGATTCagtctcttttctctccattccccACCATGCATAAGAAGTCCCTAGGAACATTCCTAGGAAAAAGAAGACATCAGACTTTGTAGGCCCCATATCTCAGCTTGGTGTCAATGATAGAATTGCTCAGAGAACAATGGGCCAGGGTGTTTCTTACTACTGGACAATTATAGAAGCAGCAGATTAAATGGTCTTCCACTAAGCAGAGTTTGTTAAACACTCCTGGTACCTTGtttcctgccttcttgggaaTGACTCTGGCCCTAATGGCTATCAGTGGCATGGCCTCCTTCATACATGTAATGCAAGTCTCTTATCCAGTATGTCAAATACTCTTAGATTCTTAGCAGAGACAAAGACTGGGCCCCCATGCCTTCTGTAAGAGAATGAAAGTTCACTTGAATATCACCATTCaactttccctatttttttttcaggcctGAGTAATCACAGTTCTTTCAGCCATCCCTTAGAGTTATTTTCCAACCCTTTAATCAACTTTGTGGCTCTCCTTTGAATTCTTTCCAAGCTCCCCAGCTTCCTCTTTCGTTACTAAGCCCAAATCTGGATGCAGCACGGGAAGAAATGTCTAACCAGCCCTGAGTATAACCACCCCAGAGTCATGGCTGAATGGTGCTGTCAGGGGCTCCATTAACAAAGACATTAAAGGAATACAACTTACCAGCTTACTACCACCAAAGGAGATGAGATTTGTAGAGTTAGACTCTAAGCAAATGATGTGCTCTCCAGGCGAATATGAAGTGAATGTGAATACCCCCTGCGATCCGTACAGCCTTGACAATAACACCTACAATTGAAGTATTTCAATGGTTTGTGAATCCAGCTAGCTATCGGAGTCATCCTTTCCAGGACTATCATATACTGTATTAGTCTGGACCATTGTGACTTATATGCCCTGCAAGTAAAAGGAAATCTCTTTGAaagaaaccacacacacacacacacacacacacacacacacaccacaaatTATCAAaacagtggataaaaagccagcCATAGaaattcaaatattgcctctaATATATATTAGATGAATGACCATAGGAAAGTAACAATCTCTCAGCACCCCAGGAAAACTCttaaagattataaattatagattGGTTCTTAATCTATACCAATGGAAGGAGTTTCCACACCAGGAGTGACCCATACAAggtcaaataaaaacaaatttcaaacTGTTTAtcataaatattacatattatttgtatatgtgtctgcctgtgtataaatggagttttttttcctcttctcactAATTTCTTGGCCATAGTGATGCTAGGAGAGTATTTCATTTCCCACACCAACAGTTTCCCTAAGCATAATTTGAATAACACCCTCATTTATGGAAATTTGAGGACTGATTATTGGGGAGAAACTGGAGTGTTTTATTGAGTTTCTACATCAGCAGAGAATACTGAGAATGTGCTTGGGTAAGAGCACATTGCCGAAATTCCTAGAAAGATGTCAGGCTTTACAGACCCCATAACTCAGCCTGGTGTTCATGATAGACTTACTCAGAGATCAAAGGGTCAGGATATTTCTTCCTCCTGCACAAGTTTCTGTGAGACTTGAGGTCAGCAGGAAATGTGTCAAGGAAAGATTTTCTAGCAGAGACCTCCCTTGCGTCCAGGAGGAATGGTAATGGTGCCTGCTAAGGTCATAGAAAAGTCTGAATATTTTTTGTGTCATTCCCAGATAGTCAGGACAGAGAAATAGTGTACTCTGGAAATGGGCTAGCAAAAATGGGGAAATATGAGAAAGACACAGATGTAGTAACAATGGGAGAATTGTTCCATTGCCTCCTCTTGGAAGCTATGGAGTACTACAAGAAGCTACAAGGACTGGGAAGTGTCATTATTTTCTTAGGAAATATGTtgtatttttcacttatttaggGCATGAAATTAAACCTTTTCTTCCTTGCATTTTGTAAACTGAGCACTTGTAAGGGGAGGTTTAGGGCAAGAGTGTGGGGAAAAAACAAAGAGCCAAAGAAATGAGAAGTTGCCCTATGTGTCCTGTGAGACTGATTGACACCAGagtcaaataaaaatgttttattcatttttaggaggaaactgagtggctcagtggatagagcactgggcctggagtcagaaaggcctgaatttaaatccaggtactctgtgtgtccctgggcaagtcatttaaactctctttgccttcttccactggagaaggaaatggcaaaccccttcaGAATCTTTGCAAAGAAAGGCCATGGACAGTATTGCATGCAATGACAAACAACAAGAATTCATTTTTAGCCTCACTGCTTATAGACTGTCACTTTTGCTGACTTTTTTCACACAATTCAACTATAAGCAGCACTTAGGTTTTGTGTAAGCCAGATTTAAGATATTAAAAAGCACGATCTCTATTTCAATGAATAGtccttttctattttcacttGTAACAATTTATCTCTGAAATTTGATATAAGGTTTCCTGGAAAATTCTGATAATGCAGTTAAAAGTATACATTCTAGAGTCCTTGTGGCCACAAATAACAAGGTAGCTTGTTGTTTGTCACAAGTGCTTAAGAAGCTtgagaagccaggaagaccatgaaagcttaaaaaaaaaaacagagaagaaaggaagaacttGACCCTTCTAAGCATTGGACATGGATGGGGCCATTAAACTTGGATGAAGAGCCCTTATTCTTTGCACAGCTTGGTGTCTGGGTTCTTTGAATTAGACTAGAGAGAGGCTTTAGGCTCTGTAAGGGTTTGTTTGTATAGCAGTGATCACACACATATGCACTATCTACAAAATTACACACATTTGCACttttaatatatagatatattccatatataatatacatttaaattTGCCCTTTTCtgtttaatatagaaatatacttAAAGTGCTTCaatgtttgcaaagcattatatatacatatatgtcaccTTAAATGAGCTTCACAACAACCTATGAAGTAAGTGTtgttattatccatattttaccgATGAGAAAAGTGAAACTGAGACAGGAATGActttctcagaatcacagaaATAGTTAAGTGTttaaggtaggattttaactcaggttttcctaactctagcACTCCATCTGCTATACCATCTAGAAAAGCaatagtttttgttgaatagatTCTGGTTTTGTGAATCTTTAGCATCATAAGGAGCATGTTTTAAATAAACTTTGTATCTCCTCCAGCTCTAAACAGTTCTCTGTACAcaattgttgttattcaatcactTCAGCTGGGTCTGACTTTTCgtgactccacttggggttttcatggcaaagattaATGGACTGGttagccctttccttctccagctcattttacagatggagaaactgaggcaagcaggattaaattacttgcccagagtcacagagctatgaagatctgaggtcacatttgagatctgagggtcttcctgactccaggcttggtgttctTTACAGCCTCTCTCCATCTACAATAAGTACTTACTACTCTATTGTGGCATGTATGCATAGATAATATTTAATGTCTTAGCAATAGAAAAAATTTAATGGGAAAATGCAGAAAATATTTTACCTCATCATTATAAGTTGTTACAGTCACAAACATCCCTAAACCAGGAGCAGAGCCAAGGAAATCTTGACGCTTTATGTCCCATTGTTCTACCTTGTAAGTCCCTATTTAGAAAATGcaaaagatatttattataaaatagatgaaaaaatgttctggAACTATTGCAGCCATATTAAATTGGATCCATCATTTTTGTTCACCCAAATCACAAAATATAGGAATGGTTTTTATATAAAAATCTCTTAGTGCCCATGTTATGTAGtatcctggggaaaaaaaaaatacctgaccttgaagtcaggagatctgagttcCACTTCTGGCCTTGGATTCTCCTTATTTTAAATTCTCatgatctaaataaataaataaattctcataATCTGGAGCCCTCTTGTGCACTGACCCCTTGTACTTGCTATTTTTGTATGTGTTGGAGCTCCTCAGATGGAATGGACCTCCCAGTGCCACCAGTTTTCCTACAATCTGGATCTACCCATTGCCCCCTTCACAGCCTAACTTAGCAAACTTTTTGGAATCTACATGGCATATCCTCCTTCCTTTAGACTGTAAGATCCTTAAGGGCaaggtctcattttttttccaacgTTTTCTTCTCATCATAAGCACAGAAGTCACCCAAAGTATGTGCTTGGAAATGTTTTGAGTTAGATAGGAATTATTGAGTATTTTCTCTCCCACTCCTTACCTCTAAGCTAGTGAGGTTATATGATACAGTTGAAAGACCTTgggtagaaagaagaaaagtttgtGTCCCAATAGGTAGATCTACCTCTTGGCTCTGACATATAATAACTGGATGAGTAAACAACTCATTTCAGCTCTTTCTAGGCCTTAGttaattcatctgtaaaaggtaAAGTAATAAACTTTAAAAGGCTATTGTAAACAAATGTAAACTTAAGTTCATGTCTTATTTATCTCAGGATCTAATATAGGACCTTATACTCTAAACAAATTTGACAAATGCCTATTGAATATAGTTAATTACAATAATTCTTTTCTATACCTTCCCCCTctaggcacacagtaggtacactataaatatttgctgagtCTCAGACCCAGAGCTAGAAGACTTCTCAGAGATCATAggtcagtggtatcaaactccaATAGAAACAAGGACCACTAATTCATGCATATGACTCCTCCAAGGCTACataatgaattaattttagaATGGAATATTATCTgtgatttattgtatttttattttgttggatATTTCTTAATGATATCTTAATCTGGTTCTGCCACGCTTGGGCTGAATGAAGTCAGTAGTCTGGGGatttgacacctctgatctagGTCATTCAACCTCTGTGTGAGCACAAATCTGACCTCTACTCTGTCCCAATAAGTGGTCATTCAGCCTCTGTCCTTTTCAGACCTCCACTGGCAGAAATTTCCAAGGTAACTAAAATCAGCTATTTACTATTATTTTCtatactactattactattattatttactattgttatattatgattattactatattttattactatataatatataatattactatAATTTCTATTTACTATTATTCTATATTATGCCTCTGGAGACCAAGCACAATAACTCTAAATATTCTTCCACTTGGCTGTACTGAAGATACTAAATCATAGATAGTCAtgataccactactaagtctttTACATTCCAGGATTAACATCCCCATTACTTTTAACCAATCAATCCTCAACTGATATGAGAATTAATCTCATTGCTCTCCTGGTCACCCTGGTTGGAACATGCTCTAGCTTGTCAATGGTCCTCCTACAGTATGGTACCCAGAACTGAACTCAAGAGGGCCTCTGATTATGGGGTAGAAGATAACAAGATTATCTATTACTTGTCTCATAAATACTAGACCCCCTCAATAAGGCTTTGGGGCATatcaatttgttgttgttgctaataTTGTTATTTTGCCTACCATATTGGAATTGTAACCATAAACCTTGGATCATTTGGGGGATCAAGTCATCAAACTGTTTCAAAATTAACCTGATTATGTGATCATGTAGGCCACATCTTTTCTGCAAAGATGCCAGTCCTCCAGAATGAGAGATGTTGCTATTGATGTGCCAAGTTATTAACCAGAAAAGCAATCACGTTTTCTACATATTCAAGAAAACATACTTTAAATAAATACACTATAAGATACTGTCGAACCTATTAGTCTAAGCTACCTCCATTTAAAATCCTCCCCTATTATTCCATTTCCTTTAGCACCTGCTAAATTTGTTGCATACCAGTGTTGGCACTGTTTATTGAAATCATTCTAATGAGGATGGATTGAAAGGCCTGGGGACAATCAGATTTATAGGAGATATGATCACACTATTATAAGgaggagggattagatttgtttttcttggcccCAAAGGCACAAACCAGAAGCTATGGGTAGAATATGCagggaaacatgttacaactcAATGTGAAGAAGAATTTAAAAGTCAGAGtgctacaaaataaaataagttgtCTTAAAGATGGGAATGAGTGCTTGTTAACAGCAGATCTTCAAATGAGTGCTGGATGACCCTTGGTTGGGTGTAATAATGACTGCTGGGAATATTATAGAGGTGATTCCTTCTCAGATACAGGCTGGACTAGACtcacctctgaggtcctttccaattcagaTTCTGCAAAATTTTCCCAGACTGTTTTATGTCAGGGAAATCATTTCCCCAGCTGCTAGTATCTCCCTGCCAAAAAAGCCTttcatttatcatatatatatatatatatatataacatgtatccTTATATCTTCTTAcatatacatgttgtctcctttgatggaatatatttacatatgtgtgtatgaatatatgtatataaatagataaatacttTCTGTAGCAAAAGAAGGTAGAAGCTACAATTGATTGACAGGTCTTGAGACTTAGAATCTCTCATGAGCTGGCAGGGACAGAGTTCTAAGCTGTTGGGAAGGAGCAGTTTCCAGAGAGAGTCTGGACCTGATGGTGAATCCTGGACGTTGTGTTTATGCCTGGACTCTGCCTAGACAGGCTCATCTTGAAAGCTGACTGCCTCTGAAAGATACAAGGCTGAGAGAAGATTTCCTATACATTTCTGGTGTTTGAGATTCTGGTCCCTGTTGAATTTATTCTTTAGTATTTTAGTTTAGTTAGgttaaggattttatatttattaactgggtgggttattattattagtagacACTCCTAATCCCCTTCTAATTCCCTTtaccatttaaaattaaatatgccCCTATTTATATATATTGTTGTTCTCATCTGTTACCCTTCCCTAAAACCATTCCCCAAATCCCTGACTTTGACATTTCGTAAAAACAACCCATTTTCCGGACATGACTCATTTGAAATGGCTTCTTACTATTACAGAGCTAAGTAAATGAACTCAAACTCGAGTCTTCTGGCTGAAAGTTTAGGGTTCTTTCCACTGACCAGGTAGTCAAATGAGTAGGGAGTTTAGATAATTTGGGAATACTTTTAAATGACAGGAGTCATGGTagtcaagaaaaaatattattataaagcaTAACTATATGATATTAGGTAAAATGCCAAGTCAGATTAAACCTTAAATAGGCACCAGTTCATGTCAGGGTAGCTCAGTGCAGCCTGGCTGATTACTGCTTTGGGCCATTTCATGGAGGAAAGGAAtgatcatcatcttcttcttctcttaaacttctctttattttctcttcttcttcttcttcttcttcttcttcttcttcttcttcttcttcttcttcttcttcttcttcttcttcttcttcttcttcttcttcttcttcttcttctccttctccttctccttctccttctccttctccttcttctccttctcctcctcctcctcctcctcctcctcctcctcctcctcctcctcctcctcctctttcttctcctcctgctttaccttccatcttagaatcaatactatatattggttccaaagctaggcaatgagggttaagtgacttgtccagggtcatacagctaggaagtgtctgaggtcaaatatgaacccaagacctctcatctctagatctggctctcaatccactgaaccacagcTGCCCCTCCAAATGATCTTCTGTCCATTTTGTATATgctacacatatatatattgcCTCTAGActgaaaactccttgagggaagaaactGTTTTGTTTCTGACTGCTCCTGCAGTATCTACACATTGTAGTTTGTATACATGGTCAGATAGAATCCTCTATCAATTGTTTTTACTGAATTGTTTGTCTTTGACACAAAAGAGGGTTCAATTCAGGGatggtgggagagggaggaagtggcAACATTGGAGGAATACTAAATCCAGAAATGACAGtgctgtaaaaacaaaaaaatcatcataaaactttttttaaaagaccataaGTATTATTTACCTCTATATCTCCACTCCTAAAATATCTCAGTAAAGCCTGCAACAAAGACATAAAGCTAGGCCATGCTGCAGGAGGAGATACCAGGAGGCCTATAAAGGGCAGGATGTCGCATTAGATAGCTTCTCATGTCTTTGTAACTCCCTTCTCTTTATGGCCCATCAGAGCATCCTTAGTGcagtaaataaaacaaatggaGACAGCTAGAAATTCACAAGACATCAACCCAAATAAATACCCTTTTTGTTAGCCTCCAAAAGCGACCAGATTTGAGTTTTTAAGGGAATGATTTGTAGAGGACAGTTCTGAGTCCAAGGCCCATCCCCTGAGAAACTTGGATTATTTCAGATGCATTCCCAAGAGTCAAGGTTAAGGTTGTAAGGCCAAAAATTTTTTCCTGTCCTAAACCCTACAGGATAATTTTCTTGAACACCAAAgataatggtgataataataataacaacatgtTTAAATGGCAACAAAGAGCTTTCTACACAACATGCCACTTTTCTAAGCCTTCCAAAACCTAGAGGTAGGTAGTGCAAGTATCTCTATCCCATGTCATCTCCTTTCCTGcttctccatcccagaagggtctcccccaaattattttgtatttatatttacttaattttttatttacttgtatatattgtttccccTTCAATCCATCaggttaaatctggcctcagatattcctagctgtgtgaccctaggcaagtcacttaacccctgtctgCCACAGttcctccatttttaaaatgaggataataacaccaCTTACCTCCCGGGGTTGTTATGAagacatatttgtaaagtgctttgcaaaccataaagcataATGTAAATACTAGCAATGACTACTATTGCAGGGTCTTGTACACATTAAatacttaatctttttttaaaaaataaacccttaccttctttcttaaaatcaatactagtattagttctaaggcagaagaacgctacaggttaggcaattggggttaagtgacctgctctcagtcacacagttaggaagtaagTGAGGCCAGaatagtacttaataaatctttattgaatgGATATGAATGATTGATTGGCAGCTGTAGTGATAGCTGCCTTCTAAAGAAATCAAGTCTGAAGAAGAAGGACCTCTCCAAGAAACACAGCTGTCAATCCATCATTCATTGATTCACTCATTCAAATCATCCTTTGGGTCTAGAAGCATTCGTCTATAAGAATTCTCTATTAAAATGGCAATCCCTCTGGGAGGAGAAACATTAATAGTTTCCCCAAGTCTAACAGCGAGCTGAAAGCCCATACAAGATGAgtggttttaaaagaatgtgttGGACTGTGTGCCACCAAACATAAGGAACTTATACTGACACACATCATGTGGGTCCCCACTTTTCCCCCAGTGATTCCACAAGGCAATGAATAATACCATGCCATGAGCAAATTGAGTTTGAGAATCACTATTGGATGGGATGGAGGCAGTGCCTGGGAATAGAAGGGAACACTAGGGGGAAGCAAAGGGGcccagaaaggagaaaagagacatTTTCCAGACAGACCTTGAATTCACAGTGTTGCTGAGGACAGGGCAGCTCCCTAAAGCATCACTGAAAAGGGGTGGTCCAAAAGAGCTACTTGGCTTTCTAAGTGTCTTTTTGCAGAAGCACAGGAAGTCTGGCTCTCATCTATCCTTACTCCTACTAAACCATAGCCTGATCAGCACTCTTTAGGGGCACAGACCCACCTAGTGTACTTAGGGTAGCCTCCCTATCTCCAATCCTAAGCAGTTTCTCCATGATCCAGAGCTGGAGTATTAGCACCGTCAGGGAGGCAGGGTAGTTAAAGACAGGAAATGGAAATAGCAACTGATTCCAGTTACTCGGAGCATAGAAGTAGCCTCTCTTCTACTCTGTGGCTACCTGGGAAGTCTGGTTGACCAAGTCTTTCCCCTCATGTCTGAGACTTAGTTTATGCAATCTGTAAAATACAAATAATGGAATTTGTGTGGTGGGGGATTGACTCTTGTCTATACCACCTAAGATGGCATCCCCTACATGAAAATTCTGGAGGACCAGCTTCTCAGAGACAGAAAAATTGGCACACACCTGCACATTCTCTGTTGACTTGTTGTCACCCTCAGATTTAAATGCAAGAGAAGCCTATACTGTGCCTCAGTCTAGAAATTCTTAAAacagagagtttttttttaattttatttagtcaattagaacattatttcttgattacaagaattatattctttccctccctcccctcccccaacccttcctgtAGCACAGTAAAACAGACAGTTTTGGTGATACAACTAATAGGAAAAGACTACTCCCAACCACATGGTAGGCCAACACAAAATGTTCAGGCATAAGCCAGGTCTTCTTTCTCTCAGAAGCAGGTCTCTCACAATCTTCCATGCATGTGAGTGACTCCATCTTGGATGCTCTATGACCCATGACCCAAACCTGCATTACACTTGTTATAATTGCACTTACTGTTGCATGAAAAGAGTTCTGACAACCTTCAAGTGCTATCATAGaggaaagtattattattatagaatatcAGAATCAGGCTgatccttagaacatagaatataagAGCTGAAATGAACCTTAAAAACCATCtgatccaaacccttcattttacacatggggaaactgagacttagcccagtgcctggcccatagttggtgcttaataaatgtttccttccttccttccctccttccatccttccttcattcctttgttccttccttccttctcttcctttccttcctctgttcattcattcattcatttattccttccttccttttgtccttcctctcttcccttccttccttcttccatcatTCCTTCAtccctttgttccttcttttcttctttccttccctctttctttccataaGAAAGGTCTTTCCCAAGATCAAAAAATGAAACAGTGGCAGAGTGGAGACTTGAACTTGGGACTTGAATTAGTTGACCACACTGCTCTCCCTGCACTGCTTCTTTCCATAGTTTTCTGAGGGTGGAGACCCTTTGCCAGCTTGTGAGGGTTGGGGCAGAAGTTGGAAGGAAGATAAGGCATACGAAGGGGTCCAAGGTGGGGGCACTTCTACTACCTTCCACATGAAATATTACAATGTGTGAGCTAAGAAGCCATGAGCCTAGAATGAGGTTTGTAACACAGACTTTG
This DNA window, taken from Monodelphis domestica isolate mMonDom1 chromosome 6, mMonDom1.pri, whole genome shotgun sequence, encodes the following:
- the LOC100025087 gene encoding transmembrane emp24 domain-containing protein 11-like, yielding MGIEHRARLTDNWSIAEAALGKAEGMEAHIILSLFSFMSMSSAFYFHVAEREEKCIIEDIPSDTLITGTYKVEQWDIKRQDFLGSAPGLGMFVTVTTYNDEVLLSRLYGSQGVFTFTSYSPGEHIICLESNSTNLISFGGSKLRIHLDIRIGEHDLDAVIAQAKDKVNEVNYKLEHLTEQIEQIIKEQNYQREREENFRMTSEDTNSSVLWWALAQMLILILVGIFQMKSLKDFFIAKKLV